In Longimicrobiaceae bacterium, the following are encoded in one genomic region:
- a CDS encoding ABC transporter ATP-binding protein: MLIVQDLQKSYRSGGRELTVLRDVSFTVAPGEFVAVVGPSGSGKTTLLGLMAGLDRPSRGSVHLDGTDLAALSEDERARLRRERIGFVFQAFQLIPTLTASENVRVPLELSGRTGAAERADELLARVGLGGRGHHYPAQLSGGEQQRVAVARAFVHSPSILFADEPTGNLDAATGHRIVELLTELNRELGTTLVLVTHDPDLASRAGRIIRLADGRVVSDEAALR; this comes from the coding sequence ATGCTCATCGTTCAGGACCTCCAGAAGTCGTACCGCAGCGGCGGCCGCGAGCTGACCGTGCTGCGCGACGTGAGTTTCACCGTGGCGCCGGGCGAGTTCGTCGCCGTGGTGGGCCCCTCCGGGAGCGGGAAGACCACGCTCCTGGGGCTCATGGCCGGGCTGGACCGTCCCAGCCGCGGCTCCGTCCACCTGGACGGCACCGACCTGGCCGCGCTCTCCGAGGACGAGCGCGCCCGCCTGCGGCGGGAGCGGATCGGCTTCGTCTTCCAGGCGTTCCAGCTCATCCCCACCCTCACCGCCAGCGAGAACGTGCGCGTTCCGCTGGAGCTGTCGGGGCGAACCGGCGCCGCCGAGCGGGCGGACGAGCTCCTGGCCCGCGTGGGGCTGGGGGGGCGGGGCCACCACTACCCCGCCCAGCTCTCCGGCGGCGAGCAGCAGCGCGTGGCCGTCGCCCGTGCCTTCGTACACTCTCCGAGCATTCTGTTCGCCGACGAGCCCACCGGCAACCTCGATGCCGCCACCGGGCACCGGATCGTGGAGCTGCTGACCGAGCTCAACCGGGAGCTGGGGACCACGCTGGTCCTGGTGACGCACGACCCCGACCTGGCGAGCCGGGCGGGGCGCATCATCCGCCTGGCCGACGGCCGCGTGGTCTCGGACGAGGCGGCCCTCCGGTGA
- a CDS encoding arylesterase, with amino-acid sequence MSIRRPVLFLAMGFLPFIFGCGGEEGNSARAAAPPAVVGAGEAEGSAAEARDAPVVLFLGTSLTAGLGVDPDDAYPALVQERVDSAGLPFHVVNAGSSGETSAGALRRLDWLLRQPFDVLVLETGANDMLRGAEPDSVRANLRRIVERVRAERPDTRIVLAGMMALPNLGREYGERFEAMYTELAREYRLPLVPFLLEDVAGVPAMNLPDGVHPNEAGHRRVAETVWDALEPVLREEAAERGAGGAGR; translated from the coding sequence ATGAGCATCCGCAGACCGGTCCTTTTCCTGGCAATGGGTTTTCTCCCCTTCATCTTCGGCTGCGGGGGGGAGGAAGGCAACTCCGCCCGCGCGGCCGCGCCCCCCGCCGTGGTCGGGGCGGGGGAAGCGGAGGGCAGCGCCGCCGAAGCCCGCGACGCGCCCGTGGTCCTCTTCCTGGGCACCAGCCTCACGGCGGGGCTGGGGGTGGACCCGGACGACGCCTACCCCGCCCTGGTGCAGGAGCGGGTGGACTCCGCCGGGCTCCCCTTCCACGTGGTCAACGCCGGCTCCAGCGGGGAGACCTCCGCGGGGGCGCTGCGGCGGCTGGACTGGCTCCTCCGCCAGCCCTTCGACGTCCTGGTGCTGGAGACCGGGGCCAACGACATGCTCCGCGGCGCCGAGCCGGACTCGGTCCGCGCCAACCTCCGCCGCATCGTCGAGCGCGTGCGCGCCGAGCGGCCGGACACCCGCATCGTCCTGGCGGGGATGATGGCGCTCCCCAACCTGGGGCGGGAGTACGGGGAGCGGTTCGAGGCCATGTACACCGAGCTGGCCCGGGAGTACCGCCTCCCCCTCGTGCCCTTCCTCCTGGAGGACGTGGCCGGCGTCCCGGCGATGAACCTCCCCGACGGCGTGCACCCCAACGAGGCGGGCCACCGCCGCGTAGCGGAAACGGTCTGGGACGCGCTGGAGCCCGTTCTGCGCGAGGAGGCAGCGGAACGGGGGGCCGGCGGCGCCGGCCGGTGA